In Buchnera aphidicola (Kaburagia rhusicola ensigallis), the following are encoded in one genomic region:
- the orn gene encoding oligoribonuclease, whose protein sequence is MNITQHNLIWIDLEMTGLNPEKHKIIEIATLITNINLEILSTGPVIAIYQKHTQLMQMNPWNHNTHHKSGLIKRIKNSFYNDKLAELKTISFLKKWVPKNASPMCGNTVSKDRQFLFKYMPTLEKYFHYRQIDVSTIKELAIRWNPEMYKKFKKNHDHKALNDLYESVYELKHYKKYFLKNEL, encoded by the coding sequence ATGAATATTACTCAACATAATTTAATATGGATTGATTTAGAAATGACAGGTCTAAATCCTGAAAAACATAAAATTATTGAAATTGCTACATTAATAACCAATATTAACTTAGAAATATTATCTACTGGACCAGTTATAGCTATTTACCAAAAACATACCCAATTAATGCAAATGAATCCATGGAATCATAATACTCATCACAAAAGCGGACTTATAAAAAGAATAAAAAATAGTTTTTACAACGACAAATTAGCTGAACTTAAAACTATCTCTTTTCTCAAAAAATGGGTTCCTAAAAATGCATCTCCAATGTGTGGAAACACAGTGAGTAAAGATAGACAGTTTTTATTTAAATATATGCCTACTTTAGAAAAATATTTTCACTATAGGCAAATAGACGTTAGTACAATAAAAGAACTAGCTATAAGATGGAATCCTGAAATGTACAAAAAATTTAAAAAAAACCATGATCATAAAGCATTAAATGACCTATATGAATCAGTATATGAATTAAAACACTATAAAAAATATTTCTTAAAAAATGAATTATAA
- a CDS encoding N-acetylmuramoyl-L-alanine amidase: protein MNNTQEKNINLEISEKLKYKLNKSKLFKVVMIRNGNYYLSIEKRINIAKKKNVNLLISIHTNSSNNPRISGLSMWILSKKRINSEINYLSKKNTKKIQLFKRSKKHFSKKNTSPYLKSIMLDLQFNHIQKSGYLLAKKIIKELKSTNCIYEPHPKRASFGILKSPNFPSILIETGFISNKLEEKKLNNEIYQKKIVDSIYLGLTKYFFKILCKTKK from the coding sequence ATCAATAACACTCAAGAAAAAAATATCAATCTTGAAATTTCCGAAAAATTAAAATACAAATTAAACAAATCAAAATTATTCAAAGTAGTTATGATAAGAAATGGAAATTATTACTTATCTATTGAAAAACGTATTAACATCGCTAAAAAGAAAAACGTTAATTTATTAATTTCTATTCATACTAATTCATCAAATAATCCAAGAATATCTGGATTATCTATGTGGATTTTATCAAAAAAAAGAATTAACTCTGAAATAAATTACTTGTCAAAAAAAAACACGAAAAAAATACAACTATTTAAAAGAAGCAAAAAACATTTTTCAAAAAAAAATACAAGTCCATACTTAAAATCAATTATGTTAGACTTACAATTCAATCATATTCAAAAATCAGGTTACTTATTAGCAAAAAAAATTATAAAAGAACTTAAAAGTACTAATTGTATATACGAACCTCATCCTAAACGTGCTAGTTTTGGAATATTAAAATCCCCTAACTTTCCATCTATACTCATAGAAACAGGATTTATAAGCAATAAATTAGAAGAAAAAAAATTAAATAATGAAATTTATCAAAAAAAAATTGTTGATTCTATATATCTCGGACTAACGAAATACTTTTTCAAAATATTATGCAAAACAAAAAAATAA
- the rpmE gene encoding 50S ribosomal protein L31 yields the protein MKKNIHPNYSEISVVCSCGNSIKIFSTLCKNINIDICSQCHPFYTGKQRVADTGGRIEKFNKKFKMNS from the coding sequence ATGAAAAAAAATATTCATCCTAATTATTCTGAAATATCAGTTGTGTGTTCGTGTGGTAATTCTATTAAAATTTTTTCTACGTTGTGTAAAAATATAAATATTGATATATGTTCTCAATGTCATCCTTTTTATACTGGTAAACAAAGAGTAGCAGATACTGGTGGTCGTATTGAAAAGTTTAATAAAAAATTTAAAATGAATAGTTAA
- the hslV gene encoding ATP-dependent protease subunit HslV, producing MTTIIGVRLKKKVVIGGDGQATLGNTIMKSNVKKVRTLYHDKVIAGFAGGTADAFTLFELFEKKLLMYQGHLQRAAIELAKDWRTDKILRKLEALLAVANKEKSFIITGNGDIIQPENDLMAIGSGGPYAQAAAQAMLENTSLTAKQIVKAALKITSKICIYTNDVFTIKELTSEK from the coding sequence ATGACAACTATTATTGGTGTGCGCCTTAAAAAAAAAGTAGTTATTGGAGGAGATGGACAAGCAACATTGGGTAATACTATTATGAAAAGTAATGTTAAAAAAGTAAGAACATTATATCATGATAAGGTCATTGCAGGATTTGCTGGAGGAACAGCTGATGCATTTACGTTGTTTGAATTATTTGAAAAAAAGTTATTAATGTATCAAGGACACCTACAACGCGCAGCAATTGAATTAGCTAAAGATTGGCGTACTGATAAAATATTACGTAAGCTCGAAGCTTTGCTCGCAGTAGCAAATAAAGAAAAATCATTTATTATTACAGGGAACGGAGATATAATTCAACCAGAAAACGATCTTATGGCTATCGGTTCCGGTGGTCCTTATGCGCAAGCAGCAGCGCAAGCAATGTTAGAAAACACTTCTCTTACTGCAAAACAGATCGTAAAAGCAGCACTTAAAATTACCTCTAAAATTTGCATATACACAAATGATGTTTTTACTATTAAAGAACTAACTTCAGAAAAGTAA
- the hslU gene encoding HslU--HslV peptidase ATPase subunit, whose protein sequence is MSDMTPREIVTELNRFIIGQEKAKRAVAIALRNRWRRMKLKKELRSEVTPKNILMIGPTGVGKTEIARRLATLAKAPFIKVEATKFTEIGYVGKEVDSIIRDLTELSIKMIRNQAFKKNKNKAKEMAEERILNVLVPTIEKEWKESEISNKPTAAIQLFKKKLREGQLDEKEIEINISTAPMGVEIMAPPGMEELTNQLQSLFQNLGGRKKNIKKLKIKDAMKLLIEEESTKLINLEVLKREAIYAVEQHGIVFIDEIDKICKNRGSTGPDISREGVQRDLLPLIEGCTISTKHGMVRTDHILFIASGAFQIATPSDLIPELQGRLPIRVELQALTIDDFELILTEPKASITVQYKALMQTEKVQINFTKEGIRHIAEAAWKVNESIENIGARRLYTVLEHLMEDISFNASDNENELTINIDEKYVSEHLDNLVLNNDLNRFIL, encoded by the coding sequence ATGTCAGACATGACTCCCCGCGAAATAGTTACAGAACTTAATCGATTCATAATCGGCCAAGAAAAAGCAAAACGAGCTGTAGCCATTGCTTTACGAAATCGCTGGCGTCGTATGAAATTAAAAAAAGAATTAAGATCTGAAGTAACACCAAAAAATATTCTAATGATAGGTCCTACTGGAGTAGGAAAGACAGAAATTGCTAGACGATTAGCAACATTAGCTAAGGCTCCATTTATTAAAGTAGAAGCTACAAAATTTACAGAAATAGGATATGTAGGAAAAGAAGTAGATTCAATCATTAGAGATCTAACAGAACTATCCATAAAAATGATACGCAATCAAGCATTTAAAAAAAATAAAAACAAAGCAAAAGAAATGGCAGAAGAACGCATTTTAAATGTTTTAGTTCCTACTATTGAAAAAGAATGGAAAGAATCAGAAATATCTAATAAACCTACTGCAGCTATTCAATTATTTAAAAAAAAATTACGAGAAGGACAATTGGATGAAAAAGAAATTGAAATAAACATTTCTACAGCACCCATGGGGGTAGAAATCATGGCTCCACCAGGAATGGAAGAGCTAACTAATCAATTACAATCATTATTCCAAAATTTGGGAGGTAGGAAAAAAAATATCAAGAAACTAAAAATTAAAGATGCAATGAAATTACTAATAGAAGAAGAATCAACCAAATTAATTAATTTAGAAGTACTCAAACGAGAAGCAATCTATGCAGTAGAACAACATGGAATTGTATTTATTGATGAAATCGACAAAATATGCAAAAATAGAGGATCAACAGGACCTGACATTTCGCGAGAAGGAGTGCAACGTGATTTGTTACCATTAATTGAAGGTTGTACAATTTCTACTAAGCATGGTATGGTCAGAACAGATCATATTTTATTTATCGCATCAGGAGCTTTTCAAATTGCTACCCCTTCAGATTTAATTCCAGAACTACAAGGCCGACTTCCAATCAGAGTAGAATTACAAGCATTAACAATTGACGATTTTGAATTAATCTTAACAGAACCAAAAGCGTCAATCACTGTCCAATACAAAGCTTTAATGCAAACAGAAAAAGTTCAAATAAACTTTACTAAAGAAGGAATTCGACATATTGCTGAAGCAGCATGGAAAGTAAATGAGTCAATAGAAAACATTGGAGCTCGTCGACTATATACTGTATTAGAGCATTTAATGGAAGATATTTCATTTAATGCTAGTGACAATGAAAATGAATTAACAATTAATATAGACGAAAAATATGTAAGTGAACATTTAGACAACCTTGTTTTAAACAATGATCTAAACCGATTTATTCTTTAA
- the zapB gene encoding cell division protein ZapB, with product MIFETFSKLEEKIQQAIDTILLLQMEVKELKEKNDDQKQEIDLILSNGVKLEEENKKLKEERDIWKDMLNGLLSKINNM from the coding sequence ATGATTTTTGAAACGTTTTCGAAATTAGAAGAAAAAATACAACAAGCTATTGATACTATTTTGTTATTACAAATGGAAGTAAAAGAACTAAAGGAAAAAAATGATGATCAAAAACAAGAAATTGATTTAATATTATCAAATGGTGTTAAATTGGAAGAAGAAAATAAAAAATTAAAAGAAGAAAGAGATATTTGGAAAGATATGCTAAATGGATTATTGAGTAAAATAAATAATATGTAA